Proteins encoded within one genomic window of Companilactobacillus sp.:
- a CDS encoding amino acid ABC transporter permease — MQNWINAYSAVNLRFLLQGLWVTVEISAISVVFSMILGSILGIIRYTKIPYLSKIIGFIIDIIRNLPLLLIIFFVYFGLPSLGFKPDTIPAAILAMSVFESMMVAEIIRSGIQAVDVGQMEAARAMGMHYTQAMWHIILPQAYKKMIPALVSQLISLIKDTSLTTIIVVPELMQHAQVIYGQNANYIVPMYLALAILYFIVCYALSLISKVIDRRMA; from the coding sequence ATGCAAAATTGGATCAATGCTTATTCAGCAGTTAATCTAAGATTCCTTCTCCAAGGACTCTGGGTCACTGTTGAAATTTCCGCAATTTCAGTTGTATTTAGTATGATCTTAGGATCAATCTTAGGAATTATTCGTTATACCAAAATTCCTTACTTATCCAAAATCATTGGTTTCATCATTGATATCATCCGTAACTTGCCACTACTTTTGATCATCTTCTTCGTCTACTTTGGTTTGCCATCCTTAGGATTCAAACCGGATACGATTCCAGCTGCCATTTTAGCAATGTCAGTCTTTGAATCGATGATGGTTGCCGAGATCATTCGTTCTGGTATCCAAGCAGTTGATGTCGGACAAATGGAAGCCGCTCGAGCAATGGGGATGCACTATACGCAAGCTATGTGGCACATTATTTTGCCTCAGGCTTATAAAAAGATGATCCCAGCATTAGTTTCGCAATTGATCTCGTTGATCAAGGATACTTCATTGACAACGATCATCGTGGTTCCTGAATTAATGCAACATGCTCAAGTTATTTACGGACAAAACGCTAACTATATTGTGCCAATGTACTTAGCTTTAGCTATTTTGTACTTTATCGTATGTTATGCACTATCGCTTATTTCCAAAGTGATCGACAGACGAATGGCATAG